ACAGCTCAATAAAGGAAGGTCCCATTAAGGGACCTTCCAGGTTGTAAATTTCATGCATCTTTGGGGGGCTCTGCTTATATATCATAGGCGATCTCTGACAATTAGATAGCGAATCACCTCTTAACTAGCTAAGGGGTGGTTCGCTATCTTTTTGATGTTCTGAATGAATACATATTCGTATCCAAATACATAATTGATATGAAAAAGTTGATGAAAATGACGTGATTCCCTGTGGAAAAACGGACGAGTTGAGGTAATCCTTAAGAGCAGAAGCGTGAAGTAGTTCAGCCGTTCGTCCACGTAAAGAGAGAGTCTAATTTTCACCAGCGATGGGGTATAGAAAAAAAGAAACGAGTGCACACCTTGCATATTCTAGGTAAAACGAGTTTGTCAGACGACTTTAAGTTTTCTTTATGATCTGTACGTAGAAGATAGGAGAGCGGTAGTTTCTAAATGAAAAATGTAGTATACTTTTTAAGAAAGCTTGGATTTTCTAGACATATCGCTATAAAAGATATAAGAACAGATGAAATTTTTAAAAGAAGTCAGTGTGGAAGTTTGGAGGGGACAACATGCCAACACCGAGCATGGAAGATTATTTAGAACGAATTTATTTACTCATTGAAGATAAAGGGTACGCAAGAGTTTCTGATATTGCAGAAGCGTTAGAAGTGCATCCCTCCTCGGTAACGAAAATGGTACAAAAATTAGATAAAAAAGAATATTTAGTTTATGAAAAGTACCGTGGACTTATTTTAACTGCAAAGGGTAAAAAAGTAGGCAAACGCCTCGTATACAGACATGAGCTATTAGAAGAATTTATGAAGATCATTGGTGTTGATAACGAAAACATTTATGATGATGTAGAAGGAATTGAACATCACTTAAGTTGGGATGCGATTGACCGTATTGGGGATCTCGTCCAATTTTTTGATGAAAAACCGTACCGGGTAGAGGAATTAAGAGAAGTACAAAAGAAAAATGACGAAATAGACAACGAGTCTTGACCTACATAGGTTAAGACCGTTTTTAATATTGACTCATTTTTTTGTGAAACTCACATTAAGATAATATAGGAGGGGGCGGGGCTGATGTTAATTGATGGTGTATTTGCAGGTGGTGGAATAAAAGCACTTGCTTTTGTTGGCGCATTAGAAGTACTGGATAAGAAAAACATTCAATTTGAACGTATAGCTGGTACAAGTGCAGGAGCTATAACAGCAGCTTTCATTAAATCAGGCTATAATGGTGCCGAAATTGAACAAATGTTTGCAGACATGCAATTTCAACAGCTCTTAGATCCACGGATAGGAACGACGATTTTTCCGTTTTTACGATGGCTTCGGTTATATCGCAAAATGGGGATTTATAAAGGTAATGAGTTTGAACAATGGGTTGACAAATTGCTAAAGAAAAAAGGTGTTTCTACATTTAGTGACTTTCCAGAAGGCTCGTTGAAGATGATTGCATCTGATATTACGAATGGACGGATTCTCGTGCTCCCTGATGATTTAACGAAGTATGGTATTATTCCTCATTCCTTTTCAGTAGCAAGAGCGATTCGAATGAGTTGTAGCTTACCTTTCTTTTTTGAACCTGTAAAGTTAACAGACAGTGATGGTAAGGAGTCATTAATTGTTGATGGGGGAGTACTTAGTAACTTTCCGATGTGGATTTTTCAAAAAAGAGGACAGAAGCATTTAAAAAGGCCTGTTATCGGTTTTCGGTTAACTCCATCCTTAGATGCGATCCCTCCAAGACAAGTTACAAATGCATTATCAATGCTGACCTCCATGTTTGATACGATGAGAAATGCTCATGACCAACGATATATTTCCAAAAATCATGCAAAAAATGTTGTCTTCATACCAGTTGAAGATGTATCAACGACACAATTTACATTAAGTGATCAAGATAAATTGAAACTAATTGAGTTAGGGAAGACAAGTACTGAGAAGTTTTTGAAAAAATGGTCTTATTAAAAATAAGTTGTCGTAATCAGTTAAAAGGGAGGGGAAACGAGTTTAAAAGAAAACTCGGCTTTTCCCCTGTCTTTCGTACAGTTTGAAAAATATGAGCACCACAGGGACGAAAAGAGTAATCCAAAGCCCAATGATAATACCTTTTGTTAGTTCTGGAAGAGGAAGCCATGGTTGGAGGATTCGGTCTACACCATAAAATATTGCAAGCCCAGCAAAACCAATGATAAGCCCAATGGCTCTTTTTGGGATTGTTGTATTTTCAGTTTGTAACCTTACTTTAAAGATCTCTAAAGAAACACCGATTCCGCTTCCTAACAATATCCCAGGGTAAAACATATATTCGTTGTTTGGGAATATAATGCCAGCGAGAAATAAAGGCAATACCATGGAGAAAATGAATAAGTAAGGTTCAGGCATACCACCTATCCAATCTAACGTACGGTAAAATGAATAGATGATAAACCCACCAATTAAAAGCCCGCCAACAATTGTAAAAACTGCAATATCAGTTAGGATTAACAAGAGGAAACTAAATACTGCTGGAGGCAATAGAAATAAGCCAACTTCCTTCCGGTTTCTAGCCAATGGGATGAAGAAAGCAAAAAAAGTCATCATTGCTTGTACACTCGAAGCAGTAATTGGAATTAATGCTTCATCTGTATATAAAAATGGAAAGTAAAGCGTGATGATATTTGCTACGATGATTGATAACGTTGTTAAATATAATAATTGAAAGGCGATGCGTTTACTGATGTTCCAATAAAGAAAACTCATAAACAATAAAAAAATAAATAGGAGCCAATCAACTGGAACAATAGAATTGAAAGCAGTGGTATCATTAAGTTGCAAAACTATTCCTCCTTTCAGGTAGAAGGTTTTATAATGATTTGACAGACAAATTTGTTAAAGAAAAGAACCAAGCAATTAAAATAAAGCTCGGTTCTTTTTCTTATTCTTTTTCCCTTCAATCACGGTTAATTTCACATCTGATTGTTTTTTGACTAAAGGCCTAGATATTCGATTTTTCTTATCTTTTTTCTTTTTTTGAAATGAAGCAGGGGTACGAGTTGGTTGAGCTCCCTTAGTCGAATACGTCCGTTGCTGTTGGGCGTAAGGTGCTTGATTGTTCATCATCTTTGGCATGATAAATGTCTTAAAAAGAAAATAAATCACAGCAGCAACCCCGATCATCATTAAAACCCTCATGATGAAGGCTCCAGGTTCTGTGAAAAGGAGATATCCAAGACCTAATACAGCTAGAATTAAAACAGTTAATACAATCGGGTGATATGAATAACGAAACATTCCCACACACCTCCTACACTTTTTAGTAGAACTCGAAAAATATGATTCTCGATATATCCTGATAAAAACAATGCTTGACCACGATAATGACCTATAGCATGTTATTACATTTTAAAAAATGATTAAACAACTACAATAAAAACTCATTGATTGCAGTGAGTATTTATAATTATATTATTATTCTATTCTACATGAAAAGTTCTATTCCCTCCATATAACCCAACAAAACTTACTTCTAATATTCCCTTTTGTTTACAAAACTACACGTTGAAACTCCAAAGTACTAAATAAAAAATATCTTTAAAGTAATATGCAAGATTTTTATATAAAAGGACATGCTAAATTCTTGAGGTGAGGATAATGAAAAATACTCAGAAAGAACAACAAAAACAAGAAGCAAGTGTATCTTTCCATGCAACAGTTGCTCTCATAGGGGTTTTTGGGGGCTTATTTTGGAGTCTAATTGGTTATGTTGCGTTTTATTTAAACTTTTCTAGAGTCGGCCCTGCTTTAGCTTTAATGCCATGGGCATTAGGAGATTGGAAAAATGGGTGGTTAGGTCATTTAGTGGGTATTGCGGTCATTTCTTTATTATCTATTGGCGTAGCATTTTTGTATCGACTCGTTTTTGCTAAGGTTAATCATTGGTGGCCCGGCTTAATTTTTGGGTTTCTATTATGGGTGGTCGTCTTTGGACTTTTAAATCCGTTATTCCCAGGACTTAAGCCGTTGACAGCATTAGATCTAAATACGATTGTGACAAACCTTTGTCTATATATCGTGTATGGAATTTTTATAGGTTATTCGATTTCCTATGAATACCATGAGAGAACAGTTCATGAGGGTGAAGCTATTCAAAGCTAGTTAACTATGTTAGAATGTTCCTTGGAACATTCTCTTTTTATTTTAAATAATTGGCTATTTTCGTAATATTCGTTTTCTTTACGAGTGAAGTCAGTTATATCATCCTTTTCTTTTAAAGGAGCGATTTTGTATGCGTCTCGTTATTTTAAATGGACCGAACTTAAACAGATTAGGCAAAAGAGAACCGTCTGTATATGGTACGGAAACCCTTGATGATTTAA
The Bacillus shivajii DNA segment above includes these coding regions:
- the mntR gene encoding transcriptional regulator MntR, whose amino-acid sequence is MPTPSMEDYLERIYLLIEDKGYARVSDIAEALEVHPSSVTKMVQKLDKKEYLVYEKYRGLILTAKGKKVGKRLVYRHELLEEFMKIIGVDNENIYDDVEGIEHHLSWDAIDRIGDLVQFFDEKPYRVEELREVQKKNDEIDNES
- a CDS encoding patatin-like phospholipase family protein, whose protein sequence is MLIDGVFAGGGIKALAFVGALEVLDKKNIQFERIAGTSAGAITAAFIKSGYNGAEIEQMFADMQFQQLLDPRIGTTIFPFLRWLRLYRKMGIYKGNEFEQWVDKLLKKKGVSTFSDFPEGSLKMIASDITNGRILVLPDDLTKYGIIPHSFSVARAIRMSCSLPFFFEPVKLTDSDGKESLIVDGGVLSNFPMWIFQKRGQKHLKRPVIGFRLTPSLDAIPPRQVTNALSMLTSMFDTMRNAHDQRYISKNHAKNVVFIPVEDVSTTQFTLSDQDKLKLIELGKTSTEKFLKKWSY
- a CDS encoding SA1362 family protein — encoded protein: MFRYSYHPIVLTVLILAVLGLGYLLFTEPGAFIMRVLMMIGVAAVIYFLFKTFIMPKMMNNQAPYAQQQRTYSTKGAQPTRTPASFQKKKKDKKNRISRPLVKKQSDVKLTVIEGKKNKKKNRALF
- a CDS encoding YqhR family membrane protein codes for the protein MKNTQKEQQKQEASVSFHATVALIGVFGGLFWSLIGYVAFYLNFSRVGPALALMPWALGDWKNGWLGHLVGIAVISLLSIGVAFLYRLVFAKVNHWWPGLIFGFLLWVVVFGLLNPLFPGLKPLTALDLNTIVTNLCLYIVYGIFIGYSISYEYHERTVHEGEAIQS